The genomic DNA CATCAATGGCGTTAGAAGGAATGAATAGCTTCTTTAATATTAAGGATGAATTTATTTCATTGAAGGAGGAAAATGGCAACTCAAAAAAGCATTTAATTTAATAGAATGTGGGTGGGAAGCGACCTGCTAAGCACACTTTTAATGATTGTTTTGGGAGGGAAAATCTTGAGGGACTAGGGTTAAGCAATTGCCTATACTAAGaagcttttatatatatatatatatatatatatatatatatatatatatatatatatatatatataagtgaaGTGATAAGTGATAaataaatttagggttaatagtgatttacccctgtaatataggtcattttcgagTTTGTCCTctgtaaaaaatttgttttggttttcgtccttgtaaaattatttttttctagaataccaaaaattctgaaaatggcctattagggggtattctggaaaaaaataattttacaagtacgaaaaccaaaacaaaatttttacagggggtaaacccaaaaatgacctatattacaaagGTAAAACAATATTAACCCATAAATTTACGGATTAATGGTACATTATTGCCTCCCTTATGTCTACcaatcaataaataaaacctattataatttgatttcatcttttttctaatttactccctttgtcccaaaatatctaagttttttttcatttccacACATATTAAGATAAATGcataagtgaaagagagagaaaaatgattttgagtgTCCTTGTCAAGCATTGGTGTATTtaccattatcataaatacaaagtggaagatattgaattgagaatgataaaagtagtattaattatagtgtataattgaaagaagaagaagaaaaaaaaaaaaaaaatgctaagaGCATCTCCAATGGGGGGTCCTTACTTAACAAGGACCACTCCCCGTTAAGGACCCTCcattgaaggaagaaaaaatgagtcCTCGTTAAGGAACGGGCAACTATATAAGGAGCAATAAAATGTGTACTACTTGGTCCTACTTGCATAAAGGAGCAATAAAATGTGTATTACTTGTTCCCACTTGTAAAAAGGTGTAATAAGACATATTTAAGTACTTTTCATTGAAGTCCTTATTAGTGTATTGTCATTGGAGTCATTGAGTCATTAATatgtacttttattaaaaaattataaataagtgatgcGTCACGTGGGGTCCATTTAAGGAGTCTTTGTTAGGGAACTACCATTGTGGATTTTCAAACAAGTTTAGAAGTCCAAagaagaaactttttttttttgaaaattgtgtattcaacacaaaaactttaaaaaggAACATTTTCTACATataatcaatagtatatatataaagtaaagtTTTTTTATGTCACGTGTCACTTCCACGTTTATtctcaatattattattattttttatttttgcaaatcattattttattacgcataaacatctcaacaaacttttgatcttatccactaaatattttatttaattttttattgaattattaatattttatgtaaagtaaatatctcaacaaactataTATAATACTTTCAATCCTATCCATTATATATTTCACTTcatttgttaaataatttttgatttaatgaatgaatggcTACTTCAATTTGAGCATTATTTGTTTCAAtaaatgtagtttttttatttgtttaagaatttacaaatttgttaataaaaatttgaaggaaaatttgttatttttttaaattgattttttttcttcgaattTTCATCATATCCACTAAAAAATTCATACTACCAAAAAGTATTTTATTAAAGTTAGGGCCcgtttgttaaaatttaaaataaaagtgattttgacataaaataatttaaagattatagTCTAAGAGTCTGTTTGTTATAgcaattttaagaaaaaaaatcacttttttaaaaaaaaaataatcacttttaagaatgttgcatccgtttgttacaacattttaaaaaaatcagaatctaaaaaaaatctaaaaacaacatcaaatgagaAGTTGTAGCTTCtccaaaaatagatttttttagaggatagagaaaatatggtttaaaagattgaacaaattttgtaacaaaaagtctcttttatatagttgtatccaaacaaactaattatttgtttaaaaagatgatttttattaaggtaaacaaacgcaaaatagatTCTGCTTTTTCctaaaatctctaaattattttatgttaaaatcacttttattttaatccgtaacaaaTAGACcctatattttagagattttatgaaaaatcagaatctattttgccTTTGTTTAgtgtaataaaaataactttttttaaacaaataatttagtttgtttggatacaactatataaaagggatttttttgttacaaaattagttcaatcttttaaagCATATTTTcactctcctctaaaaaaatatatatatttctcattttgaagctgtttttagatttttttttaagattatgatttttttaaaaagttgtaacaaacggatgcaactctcttaaaaatgattattttaaaaaaaaagaaaaaaaaagtgatttatttcttaaaaaaaaaactataagaaaCGGTTTGTGGTACCTATTGATTAAAAGGTGATTTACATGtacttaaaatatattttttattctatttgtgAGTACCTATTAAGATATTTGTCATGTATTAGTCTCTGGTAAATTTTATTTGCGGATACCATGCATACCAAATTTTGCTCATCTTTAAGTATATGTCTAACCTGAACAACGTCGGGTAAATACACTAGTTtataaataatttcttcttttatatcTTAACAAGTGTCTTTAGGATATTATTAGCAtaatccaaaaaataattaatattgaataGGAAACTGAgatttgttataatatttttttatgaacagAAGTTGCTATTAAAATAAATCACCTTTTGTTTGAGAATAATTCATTTTAATACCAACAATGATTAAACTTGTACTATGACTTAATTGCATATTTggtcatttaatttatttgttgtttttaatttagtCCCATAACTTATTAATGTTACATTTTGGTCTTTAAGTTAGACTTCGTTAACCAAATAAATCCTCTCCGTCAAAAATGCTAACACAATGTCTATAGTGGATACATGTTGTAAGTGGTCCACCAAAGACCTTAGTAAtttgtttaatattaattatttgatcTTTTAATCAAAATGGCAACCATTAGATCATGCATGTCTACTAGATCTAATAGTACACCAtcaacatctaattttttttatacatttctTTATCTCCTTCTTtactcatcttcttcatcttcatgaaCATATTTGTACATTATTCAAAGAACTTTAAACAAacccagaagaaaaaaaaaaattaggtggcGTTTCATATCACTAGATTCTTAAAATTTTGTAGCTTTAATTCTTCAATGCACGCATAAAGCAAGAGATcaccaaatattttaaatttaggtgaattaattttgtaatattaGTTTCAACATAAAAAGTGTTAGAGGAGGTAAATTCAATATTGTTTTGATACATTGTAAAAGTCAATCGTACAATTATTCCTTTTTAACATTGACAGCCTACACATAAGGATGACACAAGGGACTTGCTGATgaatagttttgatttttgtgaggAAGACATTCATCTCACGATGGATGATGGAAACTACGGGAACCAAATTGAGCATCTTCATTCCGCATTGGCAATAGCTACAATGTTAGCCAAGTAAATGGAGGATGGTGATGTGTTGGTTTTCTTTTATAGTGGTGATCGTCGTAGAGCTAAAGGAAAATCACACATCACATCGTCGCTTCAGATGGCATTTGTTGttaaaaggaccaaaatgttataagtttttttttacaaaaacatacccaaattatttgttgttattttatgaAACTGAAAAGGATATGtggttttaattgaattttttatttgtttttgaaataattcTGATCGTTTATGAGTTTGAAGGTGTGGATCTAAGTTTAAAACTTATTATGAATTGAAAACAACAGAGAAGAGCTCAAAGAACAGCCACGAGTGAAAGAATTTCAAATGAAgatgttgtgttgttgttgattcaATGAGAAGAGTGAGAGAGTGTAGGATcttgtgtttgtgtttatttTGGTTATGGTTATGTGAATGAGAAAGAGAAGACataagagagaagagaagaagaagaagaaaaaaaataagagagaagagaagaagaagaaagaaaaaaaaaaaagagatccattttttttggattttaatttatctttggaaaggagaagaagaaaggcataaaaaaaaaattaggtgttgatGGCGTACTAATCAAGTAGACAGATATGATCTAATAGTTGTCATTTcgagagaaaaaaatcaaacggttaatattaaacaaattactaaagtcTTTGGTGGAACGCTTACAATGTGTATCCATTTTAGACATTGGGTTGACATATTTTGATAAAGAGAATTTAGTTGGCTAATAAAATCTAACTTAATGGACCAAAATATAACGTTAATAAGTAATATGATCAAAATGAAAACGACAAATAAGTTAAGGCACCAAGAATACAATTAAGACAACTTGTATAAACTCTTCTTGTGTGTAATCAGCAATGGCCCATTTCTTGATTATGTAGTTTCTTTGATGCTAAACTCAAATCATCATATCagcttttttttagtttaaagtTAAAACACCCAACATAAATTTAGGCAATcagtattaaatatatttttcatcgAACTTACCcaaaaaaactcattaaatggatgatttttcacttattcttgtaaaagttttgtttcaatttgatctttgtttgttgttaattagtttgtttttcttttcatagtCTTTGATGTtagtttgttgttgttaattatTGAGATGACAAAGACCAAATCACAAGAACTTTTATTTTCTAAGGAACCAAATTACAAGAACTAAACCGTAAAGCATTAGTATAGTCATATTACACTGACAAACAAAACTTGGacctccctaaaaaaaacttggaCCGAAATGTTATAAGGATTTATTacaaaatgtttttaattttcaaaagatCAATGAAAGATCAAAATGAGGAAAAAAGtatctattttgaaaagaaaaaaaattctaaagacAAATGAAAATTCGAATTATAAGAATTAAGAGCCAACAAAATAGATGAGAacatattgtattgtatattctcTTGTAATTTGAGGAATGTGGGCATCAATTACATCAAATgcaattcttaaaaaaaaaaaaaaaaaaaaaatcataaaagaaaataattaatagtattTAAGTTTGGCTTTCTCTATGGTACACATATATAGTAATTTTGCATCATAtgaaagtgtatttttttaccCCTTAATCAATAAGTCTCATCTcatttgattaaatagtgaGAATTATTAATCCAAAAGTAATTTGTACATGATGTAAAACGTATCTAACTTGCACATATTATTCACATACTATTGGTTGGGTAAAGCTTGCAATTCGCATGCATGCTAGTCTGCACATTGTCATGACAACATTCTTTTGGGGGtgcattcaacatgttgaatatatGCTTCGTTTTGGAAGTTGGAAAATAACAATTGATAATAAATACACAAGACAAAAATATCGTATCCGTTTCACATGACTGTTTTTATACCAAAATTTGTGCATAACATATTAGCATTAGTTTACAAAAGcaaatatctaaaatataagcaaaaaattaatcaagtactctaaataaatgtttatcatAAAAGAACTtatatataagttatttctactatcgaagagaaaatgaaagtaaaatCGTGTAAATTAAAAACAGTTTATGACCAGAAGTTATTTGGAAAAGCTTTTGATAATAAGCTAACAACTACTTCAAGACAGATATATGTCAAGCAATTCTAAACATATAACCAACACTTGAGATAAGTCCAAATAAGTTCTTATAAACACCTAAGCATCAAAGTTCATTGTGTTGGCAGAATTTAATTCCAAACCAATATTGATGCTTTAAATTACcttagtaatttattttttaccaacCTCTTCATTTGCTATGTTATTATGGGTCTAAAGTGTAGCTCAAATCTGGCTTTCTTCATCAAACAAATAAGGCTATTGAAAATGCACATGACATCTATAACAGAACACCGGTAATATACATCAAGTGCCATCGATTTCTTCTATCGCTGTCTAAAAAGAACCAATGAACCAAACCCAGATTTTGCAAATGACAAATTATgacaatctaaaaaaaaaaaaaggtacatgCTAAAACTCATGAACCAGCCAAGCAACCAGAAAAGAGAACCATTGAAGGAATCAGCTCAAATATATTCGAATCCAAAAACTTTTATTCCCTTTCCTTCGGACAAAGATTGGAGGCACATCATCCTTAGATACTTGGGATGGATTTTGATCGAATAAGGTTTTTAAGTAgagctttctcttcttcaatttTCCGTTTCTCCTCTGAATCTTTTGGTTTGatatttctcttctcttccaATATCCACTTGAAGAGTTCCCGCTGTTGGCCTTCTGGAATCGGTTCTCTTTTAATCACGGGATTTGCAATTGGTGGCGGGGATGCAGATGTCACAGCAACAGGAGCTGTAGTATCTTTAACTGAAATTGGGGGTGCTGCATCTTTTTCCTCCACCTCAGTATCTTCCTTCTTTGTGCTTGTTCTTGCAAACAAATAAACTACAGATTTCAGACAATCATCAGATACAACATCAACAAGTTCAGGATAGGTTTTGACAGTGAAATTCACTCAAATTTAGAAAACGATCAGAAAAACCACATGGGTAAGATATGATATGCTGGCAGAGAAAGTAGTTCATTCAAAATATACAGACTAATCTCTCATGTTATATGTACTGACCTTTTCAGTATGTTAAACTATGTGTATACAGAATTGAGAGGCTAACTTAGCTAAATTATTGCTAGAGAATAAACTAGTAACAAGATCAACCAACACCTTTTGCTACTCAAGTGGATATCACACAAGGATGATGTCCATGATGTATCAGCTCAATGGAACATGTTTGACTTTATAAACTCAAGGGATGGAGTTCATATCCCTTTGAAGACAATTCTAAAATAGCCATTAGTGTCACTTTAActaatgataatttatgcttccCCGATGTTTCTTTACAAAATCACAAGGATGATTTAAAATTGATGGCTCCTATTTGTTGCTAAAGAATGTAACTCGACAAGAAAGCAATTGGAAGATAGTGCATAAGAATACTAGTAAAAGTGGGTACTAAATTTAGAAAACTAACTGTAACTTTGCTATTATCAAATGTCCGTAATTTTGAAGTAAATACTAGGACATTGCATAGCTACTAACCAGTAGTTTGTCTATATGTAAAATAGTACCAGAAATGTGTATTTTGTATGTCTTTCATTTGATCTCCAGGCCTTTTATCCTCTATCTAATTTACTATCATGTACGGTAGTACAAGAGAAATTGCTTACACATGTGATTTCTCACAGACCTAAAACAAACATACTCAGGCAAAGGGCAATTGGTCATCTTCAGTAAGTTGTGAGGCAATTTCTGCAAggttatattcaaaatatgtCCATTTGATGGAATTTAATACCATTTAGGTTTCCATGTATTAATTAGGAAAATTTTAACAATTATAAGACTACAGATCTTTTTCAAATATGTATATAGGATGATGTATTACGAAATTATAAGGATTACATCAAGTTGTGGTCAAACCTTGTTTGAATGGATCGATATAAAGACAATTATAAACCATAACAATGATTATAAAACCATAGAACCTTCAAAGTTGCAATGATGTTAAACTAGCAAACAGATCTTAGAAGTTAGAATGATGCTACTAAGAACATCAACTATTacattatatattaataaaataataatcaaacaaGCATCACCATAGAAAAGACATAAGGTAGCCTCTTGTGTATCGGtagaagatgaaaataaataaaataacaaagaagGAAATAAAAGGAAGAATACAAGAAGTAGATGATGAATGCTAGCTTCTAACCCCCTAGGCCGACTCCGTTAAACTCGGATTTCTGGCTATCCCACAAAGATGTGTCCCCTTCCTATTCTTAACGACCTCCCTTCATCCCATTTTTCCTGGTGCCCACTCAATTTCTACTTAGCATAACCATCCCACCCCCTAAGTCTCATCGGATTTGGATTCCATATGGTCTGGAAATCCGAAGTTAAGCAATCCAAACCGTCTAATACTCACGTCCTGACATTGTAAATTGATTTCAAATACCAAGTCCGCACGTGAATCATCCAATCTTTATCTAATGATTTTGACTGTGATTGCGGAAATACGTGATCCCCTGACTACATGGGATCCAGATTCAAGTCTCATCCAGTCCACAATGTCCACATATACCTTTTTCCCTTTTGTGGAACATACCTTCCACACATTAGGCCATGGCTTAACTGCTGCATTACTGGGCACTTAACATCAGTCACTAACTATATCGGTctcaaacatttatttatttttttttattttatattcaatatatggctgtttatactttatattatTCATGTAATTTGTCCCAAAAAATGATCAATTGTGGCGATCCCGCTATCTCCTTTTTGGGGTCGGACGCTCCGCGCCATTATCCGGGATTGACTACCTAGGTGCAGTAGAATCAGAAGATCATTAAGCCCACctctccaataaaaaaaatactacaatAGAGCAGAACTTATGATCTCACTAACACCACCCTCGTGAATCAACTTGGCAAAGTCAAATGCAGCTCAATGGAACACCATATTGACCTTCCTGCCTCAACCAATATC from Medicago truncatula cultivar Jemalong A17 chromosome 8, MtrunA17r5.0-ANR, whole genome shotgun sequence includes the following:
- the LOC25500441 gene encoding uncharacterized protein, whose translation is MSEGGGSADHASSPKLYNHKPKKSQLKQFRGQQKSNEFSSPPSMGTQTAPPPPPPLPKEPFIKRYKFVWPMLLAVNFGIGVYLFARTSTKKEDTEVEEKDAAPPISVKDTTAPVAVTSASPPPIANPVIKREPIPEGQQRELFKWILEEKRNIKPKDSEEKRKIEEEKALLKNLIRSKSIPSI